One segment of Setaria viridis chromosome 4, Setaria_viridis_v4.0, whole genome shotgun sequence DNA contains the following:
- the LOC140222464 gene encoding LOW QUALITY PROTEIN: uncharacterized protein (The sequence of the model RefSeq protein was modified relative to this genomic sequence to represent the inferred CDS: inserted 1 base in 1 codon; substituted 1 base at 1 genomic stop codon): MESENIKIEAGNRPLGFFNRTGWKNVISKHEEKIGQKLTKKQLKDKWDNMKKEYTWFMELKNSATGLGWNERCNNPEKGIKWNHARFRKQGRKHLDDLHILFDKINVSGASASCPRDVSSDDSSDDXCEXQKTQDIDDVKLAALKKSKLGKKKRKEHSSSIEEKDEKSPFFQLYKNTCLKIETEADMISSSVEASSASPTNPVPSISEAIKMVKDYGVQQKSTLMHTATFLIVKPEFREVFSSLETNEGRFDLLEREHEKELLKRQ; the protein is encoded by the exons ATGGAGAGTGAGAACATCA AGATAGAAGCTGGGAATAGGCCGTTGGGATTTTTCAATAGGACTGGTTGGAAAAATGTTATATCTAAGCATGAAGAAAAAATTGGTCAGAAGCTAACAAAGAAACAATTGAAGGACAAGTGGGACAATATGAAAAAGGAATATACATGGTTCATGGAGTTGAAGAATAGTGCAACTGGGCTTGGATGGAATGAG AGGTGCAATAATCCTGAGAAAGGTATCAAATGGAACCATGCGAGGTTCAGAAAACAAGGTCGGAAGCACCTTGATGATCTGCATATATTGTTTGATAAGATAAATGTCAGTGGCGCTAGTGCATCCTGCCCTAGAGATGTATCCTCTGATGATTCAAGTGATG GATGTGAGTGACAAAAAACTCAAGACATTGATGATGTGAAGCTAGCTGCTTTGAAGAAATCAAAGCTAGGGAAAAAGAAACGCAAGGAACACTCTAGTTCCattgaagagaaggatgagaagagcccattctttCAACTGTACAAGAACAcatgtttgaagatagaaactGAAGCAGATATGATATCCTCAAGTGTTGAAGCTTCATCTGCTTCTCCAACCAATCCAGTCCCAAGCATTTCAGAGGCCATAAAGATGGTGAAAGATTATGGAGTGCAACAAAAATCTACTCTAATGCACACAGCCACCTTCCTGATCGTGAAACCTGAATTTAGGGAGGTCTTTAGTTCCCTGGAAACAAATGAAGGAAGGTTCGATTTGCTTGAGAGGGAGCATGAAAAGGAGTTGCTCAAGCGTCAGTAG